A window of Paraburkholderia bryophila contains these coding sequences:
- a CDS encoding methyl-accepting chemotaxis protein, with protein MTIKLKLRLLMLVTLLAIGFGTVVTSIGFNSVSNAQAASHRLEKQARGLAEIKGSALSTIELDPTTDDTRKVFTDAERNVSKWSSVILPLFESPEQQDRFTKVIAAWTSYDQKSRQLIDLAAHDSKAANDQVTALYHSDFQPLQASIEQIIEEANKQAEQRDAAATSTSTNAVRTVVAVMVLVLALVVGWIMVLSRSIQRALLGIQGTLQQASESLDMTLRAPVHGRDEIGQTATAFNQLMDRIKGVMTEVRDSVASVSTASKEIAAGNTDLSSRTEQQAASLQETAASMEELTGTVRQNAENARQASGLAANASNIAGHGSQVVTNVVGTMSEISQSSSKIADIIGIIDGIAFQTNILALNAAVEAARAGEQGRGFAVVAGEVRTLAQRSASAAKEIKDLIHASTTHVSVGTELVGQAGATMRDIIAAVTRVTDIMGEIAAASDEQSKGIDQVGQAVTQMDEVTQQNAALVEQAAAAAQSLDDQAAKLHAAVTVFRL; from the coding sequence CGGCACCGTGGTGACGTCGATCGGATTTAATTCGGTCAGCAATGCGCAAGCTGCCTCGCATCGGCTGGAGAAGCAGGCGCGAGGTCTCGCGGAGATCAAGGGAAGCGCACTGTCGACCATCGAACTTGATCCGACTACCGACGACACCAGGAAAGTATTTACGGATGCCGAACGAAATGTGAGCAAGTGGTCGAGCGTCATCCTGCCGCTGTTCGAATCGCCCGAGCAACAGGATCGATTCACCAAGGTGATCGCGGCGTGGACCTCTTACGATCAGAAGTCGCGTCAACTGATCGACCTGGCCGCTCACGATTCCAAGGCGGCGAACGACCAGGTGACCGCGCTCTATCACTCCGATTTTCAGCCGCTTCAGGCATCGATCGAACAGATCATCGAAGAGGCGAACAAACAGGCCGAACAACGCGATGCGGCAGCCACCAGCACCAGCACGAATGCGGTGCGCACGGTGGTCGCGGTGATGGTGCTGGTACTGGCGCTGGTGGTCGGCTGGATCATGGTGCTGTCGCGTTCGATCCAGCGGGCGCTGCTCGGCATTCAGGGCACGCTGCAGCAGGCGAGCGAATCGCTCGATATGACGCTGCGCGCGCCGGTTCACGGCAGGGATGAAATCGGCCAGACAGCGACCGCATTCAACCAGTTGATGGACCGTATCAAAGGCGTCATGACCGAGGTGCGGGATTCGGTCGCATCGGTCAGCACCGCGTCGAAGGAAATCGCTGCCGGCAATACCGACCTGTCTTCGCGCACGGAACAGCAGGCGGCCTCGTTGCAGGAAACCGCGGCGAGTATGGAAGAGTTGACCGGCACGGTGCGGCAGAACGCGGAGAACGCGCGTCAGGCGAGCGGTCTGGCGGCCAATGCTTCCAACATCGCGGGGCACGGCAGTCAGGTCGTCACTAACGTGGTCGGCACGATGAGCGAGATCAGCCAGAGCTCGTCGAAGATCGCGGACATCATCGGCATCATCGACGGCATTGCGTTTCAGACCAACATTCTCGCGTTGAACGCGGCGGTCGAAGCGGCGCGCGCCGGTGAGCAGGGCCGGGGTTTCGCAGTCGTGGCCGGTGAAGTGCGCACGCTGGCGCAGCGTTCGGCGTCCGCTGCGAAGGAGATCAAGGATCTGATCCATGCGTCCACGACGCATGTGAGCGTGGGCACTGAGCTGGTGGGGCAGGCTGGAGCGACCATGCGCGACATCATCGCCGCGGTGACGCGAGTAACCGACATCATGGGCGAGATTGCTGCGGCTTCGGATGAACAGAGCAAGGGCATCGACCAGGTCGGTCAGGCTGTCACGCAAATGGACGAGGTGACGCAGCAGAACGCGGCGCTCGTGGAGCAGGCGGCCGCCGCGGCGCAATCGCTGGACGATCAGGCGGCCAAGCTGCACGCGGCGGTGACGGTCTTCAGGTTATAG
- a CDS encoding dihydrofolate reductase, translated as MLNGKRISMVAAMATNRVIGAANDIPWKVPGEQRRFRQLTEGHLVVMGRRTYESIGRPLPNRDILVIGTQPIVAAENVMTCRSFQEATDHLANDKRDEVFIAGGEKIYRLFLPYADTIHLTEIDLTPPGDALFPELPPADFDCIERARVDGPTPYTLLTFQRIASIAL; from the coding sequence ATGTTGAACGGCAAGCGAATTTCAATGGTGGCCGCCATGGCCACCAACCGCGTCATCGGCGCGGCGAACGACATTCCGTGGAAAGTACCCGGCGAGCAACGCCGCTTTCGCCAGCTCACGGAAGGGCATCTCGTCGTGATGGGTCGCCGCACGTATGAATCGATCGGCCGGCCACTTCCGAATCGGGACATACTGGTTATCGGCACTCAACCTATTGTTGCCGCGGAAAACGTGATGACCTGCCGCTCATTTCAGGAAGCCACCGACCACCTCGCGAACGACAAGCGAGATGAAGTGTTCATCGCAGGCGGCGAGAAGATCTACCGCCTGTTTTTGCCGTACGCGGACACGATCCATCTCACCGAAATCGATCTGACGCCACCGGGCGACGCGCTATTTCCAGAACTTCCGCCGGCGGACTTCGATTGCATCGAGAGAGCCCGTGTGGACGGGCCCACTCCCTATACCTTGCTGACCTTCCAACGTATCGCTTCGATCGCGCTATAA
- a CDS encoding MAPEG family protein, with translation MSVPAQPAPDFRRQRAVGMAGIAVASLFASALWLGIDLWISPLPGMESLGARMLLTLKCCCAAVLFCLVTGIEAVAHERLTSPAFDPLVGFETRRLRVNQRYLQNTLEQIVVFAAALFGLAAYSPDGSSMRAVVATTVLWIVARAAFWLGYHRSAALRGLGAPGMAISMIVLLYVVSRFGHEIAGTVGAIVPLAAFVAIEAVLFWETRPVKER, from the coding sequence ATGAGCGTCCCTGCCCAACCCGCGCCCGACTTTCGGCGGCAGCGCGCCGTCGGCATGGCCGGCATCGCGGTCGCCTCGCTGTTTGCTTCGGCGCTCTGGCTCGGCATCGATCTATGGATATCGCCGCTGCCCGGCATGGAGAGCCTCGGCGCGCGGATGCTGCTGACGCTCAAATGCTGCTGCGCCGCTGTGCTGTTCTGCCTGGTGACGGGCATCGAAGCCGTCGCGCACGAGCGATTGACGTCGCCCGCATTCGACCCGCTGGTGGGCTTCGAGACGCGCCGCTTGCGTGTCAATCAACGGTACCTGCAAAACACGCTGGAACAGATCGTCGTGTTTGCCGCGGCGTTGTTCGGGCTGGCCGCCTACTCTCCCGACGGTTCGTCCATGCGCGCGGTTGTAGCGACAACCGTGCTCTGGATCGTCGCGCGAGCCGCATTCTGGCTCGGCTACCATCGCAGCGCGGCGCTGCGCGGGCTCGGCGCGCCGGGCATGGCGATCAGTATGATCGTGCTGCTTTACGTGGTGAGCCGGTTTGGCCACGAGATCGCAGGGACGGTTGGGGCCATCGTGCCGCTCGCTGCGTTTGTCGCGATCGAGGCGGTGTTGTTCTGGGAGACGCGGCCGGTGAAAGAGCGTTAA
- a CDS encoding potassium channel family protein gives MADPSAHGNARAQIRPHDAIAEFTRLLWLLRHILAMLLALFFLLSIAMYYLGGTVGATSRAPSSIGETFYFCAVTALTIGYGDVVPTSALGRIIAVLLGLLGVLLTGVVTACAVYSIQFAAQRAGLLHRQTRTADSDP, from the coding sequence ATGGCTGACCCTTCTGCCCACGGCAATGCTCGCGCCCAGATCCGGCCGCACGACGCGATTGCCGAATTCACGCGGCTTCTCTGGCTCCTGCGCCATATTCTGGCCATGCTGCTGGCGCTGTTCTTCCTCCTGTCGATCGCCATGTATTACCTCGGCGGAACCGTCGGCGCGACGTCGAGGGCGCCGTCGTCGATCGGTGAGACCTTCTACTTTTGCGCGGTCACGGCGCTGACCATCGGCTACGGCGACGTCGTGCCGACCTCCGCGCTGGGGCGAATCATCGCGGTTCTGCTCGGACTGCTCGGCGTGTTGTTGACCGGCGTGGTCACCGCTTGCGCGGTTTACTCGATCCAGTTCGCCGCGCAACGGGCCGGCCTGCTACATCGCCAAACGCGAACTGCGGATAGCGATCCTTAA
- a CDS encoding substrate-binding periplasmic protein yields the protein MIRHGLGGLLLALSCLSSAFAAGPDCSRTFTLALHDHGLLYSVDTDSGIDKDFADELTRRSGCQIRVSLMSRARIWKLIESGGLDFSLSGIANDERNQYADFAWYFSNKYYLLVRKDAGIQRPADFERNRQFQLGVIRSFRYSQSANRLVDALAAQNRVSQAGGLDPLYQALILRRIQGMIIEPFDYPAIDEKKIRDVTTIVEFDDPAVPHGLIMSKRALSPVERAKWRALVDEMRADGTVRRLFEKYFKPDLADAMVDFPTPP from the coding sequence GTGATTCGACACGGCCTTGGTGGCCTGCTGCTGGCGCTGAGCTGTTTGAGTAGCGCTTTCGCCGCGGGTCCCGACTGTTCGCGTACCTTTACGCTCGCGTTACACGATCATGGCCTGCTCTATTCCGTCGACACGGACAGCGGGATCGACAAGGATTTCGCCGACGAACTGACGCGCCGCAGCGGCTGTCAGATCCGTGTCAGCCTCATGTCGCGGGCCAGAATCTGGAAGCTGATCGAATCCGGCGGCCTCGATTTCAGCCTGTCGGGCATTGCCAACGACGAGCGCAATCAGTACGCGGACTTCGCCTGGTACTTCAGCAACAAATACTATTTGCTGGTGCGCAAAGACGCCGGCATTCAGCGGCCGGCCGATTTCGAACGCAACCGTCAATTCCAGCTCGGCGTGATTCGCAGCTTCCGCTATAGCCAATCGGCGAACCGGCTGGTCGACGCGCTGGCCGCTCAAAACCGCGTCAGCCAGGCGGGCGGCCTGGATCCGCTGTATCAGGCGCTGATCCTCCGGCGCATTCAAGGCATGATCATCGAGCCTTTCGATTACCCTGCAATCGACGAAAAGAAAATCCGCGACGTGACCACCATCGTGGAATTCGACGATCCCGCCGTGCCGCACGGCCTGATCATGTCGAAGCGGGCGTTGTCGCCGGTCGAGCGGGCCAAGTGGCGCGCACTGGTCGATGAAATGCGCGCAGACGGCACCGTGCGGCGCTTGTTCGAGAAGTATTTCAAACCCGACCTCGCCGATGCGATGGTCGATTTCCCGACGCCGCCGTGA
- a CDS encoding bifunctional diguanylate cyclase/phosphodiesterase encodes MSWARIAVLPLLVLSAALSVTWVLWDHERQAARHELLTQFDFSLGDAVSRIEQRMGTYELLLRGVQSLFAAGGEMDRERFRDYVDTLNLDANFSGIQAIGLVAWVPAAQKSDHIGAMRRQGLRGYTILPEGARDDYAPVIQRSPSVGLNRMEPGFDAWADPVRRRAMEQARDSGMATVSGKVSLVVDTETNARPGFIMYLPVYARGQSQESVAQRRAHLVGWVYASFRMHDVIASLYGEQPPGLSIAIYDGVEPSSAALLHRTPGSAGHLPTDMSANEYLVVGGHDWTLTMSAQDDFKARFGRNAALQIAATGTGLSLLLALLTWLMMTGHGRALRLASSMTRELRESEAKFRAIADCTVNWEVWWGPDSKPRWINSSVEEYIGYTVSECMAMPDFAGTVIHPADIARVIPEIQKGLRGIRGDDLEFRCVRKDGALIWLSVSWVPISDSRGNGIGFRTSGRDITERKHAEAELRIAAVAFDSMEPMMITDFGARILRVNTAFTECTGYTAEEIVGETPQVLRSDRHDVAFFRTMWETIHRAGGWQGEIWDRRKNGEVYPKWLTISAVMGENGIVSHYVCTHHDITERKIAEERIKELAFFDALTRLPNRTLLLERLKQAMTASARSDACGALLFIDLDHFKTLNDTLGHDKGDLLLQQVAQRLAVSVRETDTVARVGGDEFVVVLGNLHENRQQAAEQTEAIGETILAVLGSPYQLGEIEYRSTASIGATVFIGHQASIDELLKQADLAMYKSKERGRNAVRLFDPDMQTVVMERAALDAGLRTAIEENQFLLYYEAQIDADRITGVEALVRWQHPQRGIVMPADFIPVAEETGLILALGSWVLEAACEQLAAWATQADRAHLTIAVNVSAQQFREPDFVDKVVTIIGRTGARPNRLKLELTESVLVDNVQDIIQKMAALKARGVVFSLDDFGIGYSSLSYLKRLPLDQLKIDRSFVRDVLVDPNDAVIARTIVALAHSLGLGVIAEGVETEAQRDFLAAAGCHAYQGYYFCRPLPVEGFEALLRQREARPCVAE; translated from the coding sequence GTGAGTTGGGCGCGGATCGCCGTCCTGCCGCTGCTGGTCCTGTCGGCCGCGCTCAGCGTAACGTGGGTGCTGTGGGACCATGAGCGGCAAGCCGCGCGTCATGAGCTGCTCACGCAGTTCGACTTCTCGCTAGGCGATGCCGTCAGCCGCATCGAACAGCGCATGGGCACGTATGAGCTCCTGCTGCGCGGCGTGCAGAGCCTGTTCGCCGCCGGCGGCGAGATGGACCGCGAGCGCTTTCGCGACTACGTCGACACGCTCAATCTCGACGCCAACTTCTCCGGTATTCAGGCCATCGGTCTGGTGGCGTGGGTGCCGGCGGCGCAAAAGAGCGATCACATCGGCGCCATGCGCCGGCAAGGCCTGCGCGGCTACACCATTCTTCCCGAAGGCGCACGCGACGATTACGCCCCCGTCATTCAGCGCTCGCCGTCGGTCGGCCTGAATCGCATGGAGCCCGGCTTCGATGCATGGGCCGATCCGGTGCGCCGGCGCGCCATGGAGCAGGCGCGCGATTCCGGTATGGCGACCGTCTCCGGCAAGGTCAGTCTGGTGGTGGACACCGAGACCAACGCGCGCCCCGGTTTCATCATGTATTTGCCGGTCTATGCGCGCGGGCAGTCGCAGGAAAGCGTCGCCCAGCGTCGGGCGCACCTGGTCGGCTGGGTCTACGCGTCGTTCCGGATGCACGACGTGATCGCCAGTCTGTATGGCGAGCAGCCGCCCGGCCTGTCGATCGCGATATACGACGGCGTCGAGCCGTCGTCCGCGGCGCTGCTGCATAGAACGCCGGGGTCGGCCGGGCATCTGCCGACCGACATGTCGGCCAACGAATATCTGGTGGTCGGCGGCCATGACTGGACGCTGACAATGAGCGCCCAGGACGACTTCAAAGCCCGTTTCGGCCGCAACGCGGCGCTGCAGATCGCCGCCACCGGCACAGGTCTGAGCCTGCTGCTGGCGCTGCTCACCTGGCTCATGATGACCGGCCATGGCCGCGCGCTGCGGCTCGCTTCGTCGATGACCCGGGAACTGCGCGAGAGCGAGGCGAAGTTTCGCGCGATCGCCGATTGCACGGTCAACTGGGAAGTCTGGTGGGGCCCGGACAGCAAGCCGCGCTGGATCAATTCGTCCGTGGAAGAGTACATCGGCTATACCGTCAGCGAATGCATGGCGATGCCCGACTTTGCCGGCACGGTGATTCATCCGGCGGACATTGCGCGCGTCATCCCTGAAATTCAGAAGGGCCTGCGGGGCATTCGCGGCGACGACCTCGAATTTCGTTGCGTTCGCAAGGACGGCGCGCTGATCTGGCTGTCCGTCTCGTGGGTGCCGATCAGCGACTCCCGAGGCAATGGCATCGGCTTTCGTACCAGCGGCCGGGACATCACCGAACGCAAACACGCCGAGGCCGAACTTCGGATCGCGGCGGTCGCATTCGACTCGATGGAGCCGATGATGATCACCGACTTCGGCGCCAGGATCCTGCGCGTGAACACGGCCTTCACCGAGTGCACCGGCTACACGGCCGAAGAAATCGTCGGCGAAACGCCGCAGGTGCTGCGCTCGGATCGGCACGACGTCGCGTTCTTCCGCACCATGTGGGAAACGATTCATCGTGCCGGCGGCTGGCAGGGCGAAATCTGGGACCGCCGCAAGAACGGCGAGGTTTACCCCAAATGGCTGACGATCTCCGCCGTGATGGGCGAGAACGGTATTGTCAGCCACTACGTTTGCACCCACCACGACATTACCGAACGCAAGATCGCGGAAGAGCGCATCAAGGAACTCGCGTTCTTCGACGCACTGACCCGTTTGCCTAACCGCACCTTGTTGCTGGAGCGCCTGAAGCAGGCGATGACGGCGAGCGCCCGGAGCGACGCGTGCGGCGCGTTGCTGTTCATCGATCTGGACCACTTCAAGACGTTGAACGATACGCTCGGTCACGACAAGGGCGACCTGCTGCTGCAGCAGGTGGCGCAACGTCTCGCTGTCAGCGTCCGCGAGACCGACACCGTGGCGCGGGTTGGGGGCGATGAGTTCGTGGTGGTGCTGGGCAATCTGCACGAAAACCGCCAGCAGGCAGCCGAACAGACCGAAGCAATTGGCGAGACCATTCTCGCCGTGCTGGGCAGTCCATATCAGCTCGGCGAGATCGAATACCGCAGCACCGCGAGCATTGGCGCGACCGTGTTCATCGGTCATCAGGCGTCGATCGACGAGCTGCTGAAACAGGCCGATCTGGCCATGTACAAGTCCAAGGAACGAGGCCGCAACGCCGTGCGGTTGTTCGATCCCGACATGCAGACAGTGGTGATGGAGCGGGCCGCGCTGGACGCGGGGCTGCGCACGGCGATCGAAGAGAACCAGTTCCTGCTGTATTACGAGGCGCAGATCGACGCCGACCGGATCACCGGCGTCGAAGCGCTGGTGCGCTGGCAGCATCCGCAGCGCGGCATCGTAATGCCAGCCGATTTCATTCCGGTCGCGGAAGAAACCGGCCTGATCCTCGCGTTGGGCAGTTGGGTCCTGGAGGCGGCCTGTGAGCAACTGGCGGCGTGGGCAACGCAAGCAGACCGGGCGCATCTCACGATCGCGGTGAATGTCAGCGCCCAGCAGTTCCGCGAGCCGGACTTCGTAGATAAGGTGGTGACGATCATCGGTCGAACCGGCGCGAGGCCCAACCGCCTGAAGCTGGAATTGACCGAAAGCGTGCTGGTGGACAACGTGCAGGACATTATTCAGAAGATGGCGGCGCTCAAGGCAAGAGGGGTCGTCTTTTCTCTCGACGATTTCGGCATTGGCTATTCGTCGCTTTCGTACCTGAAGCGCTTGCCGCTGGACCAGTTGAAGATCGACCGCTCGTTCGTGCGGGATGTGCTGGTCGACCCCAACGACGCCGTGATCGCCCGGACCATCGTGGCGCTCGCGCACAGCCTCGGCCTGGGCGTGATCGCCGAAGGCGTGGAGACCGAGGCGCAGCGGGACTTCCTCGCGGCGGCCGGATGCCACGCGTACCAAGGCTATTATTTTTGCCGCCCGCTTCCTGTCGAGGGCTTCGAAGCGCTATTGAGGCAGCGCGAAGCGCGTCCTTGCGTGGCCGAATAA